A region from the Zonotrichia albicollis isolate bZonAlb1 chromosome 17, bZonAlb1.hap1, whole genome shotgun sequence genome encodes:
- the GSS gene encoding glutathione synthetase — MAAAWQDVVRDAAAVREAAAVAVDAALLAGVLMRTGEQPNASDVVNYAPFTLLPSAVPRALFEQAYAVQQDFNLLVDAVSQNREFLEQTLASTIKVDDFTARLFRIYKQVLEEGLAQNVFLGINRSDYMFDCGLEGTAALRQIEINTIAASFGGLTSRTADVHRLVLKVLGKSEEASQLLPNNPAKGLALGIAKAWELYGSQRAVVMFLVEDVQRNIFDQRCVENELWNRNIRVLRRRFRDVFEQGSLDASRRLYMDGQEVAVVYYREGYVPQVYDEQNWEARLLLERSRAVKCPDIATQLAGTKKVQQELSRQGTLEKLLPGHPEAIARIRATFAGLYSLDEGEEGDRMAATAIADPDRFVLKPQREGGGNNLYGEELREVLEKVKDSPERTSYILMDKIKPQPAQNYLLRAHSPLQVSECISELGIFGVYVRQGRELLLNEAAGHLLRTKAIEHADGGVAAGVAVLDTPFLV; from the exons ATGGCCGCGGCCTGGCAGGACGTGGTGCGGGACGCGGCGGCCGtgcgggaggcggcggcggtggCGGTGGACGCGGCGCTGCTGGCGGGGGTGCTGATGCGGACCGGGGAGCAGCCCAACGCCTCGGAT gtgGTGAATTATGCTCCCTTCACGCTGCTCCCATCTGCAGTGCCACGGGCCTTGTTTGAACAAGCCTACGCTGTCCAGCAGGATTTTAACCTGCTGGTGGATGCTGTCAGTCAAAACAGAGAATTCCTGGAGCAAACTCTGGCCAG CACCATCAAGGTCGACGACTTCACAGCTCGGCTCTTCAGGATCTACAAGCAGGTTTTGGAGGAAGGCCTGGCTCAG AATGTGTTTTTGGGCATCAACCGCTCGGATTACATGTTTGACTGTGGGCTGgaaggcacagcagctctgaggcagATAGAAATAAACACCATTGCTGCCAGCTTTGGGGGGCTCACCTCCCGCACTGCTGATGTCCACAG GTTGGTGTTGAAAGTGCTGGGAAAGAGTGAGGAGGcatcacagctgctgcccaacaaCCCAGCCAAGGGGCTGGCCTTGGGAATTGCCAAAGCTTGGGAGCTCTATGGATCCCAAAG GGCTGTGGTGATGTTTCTGGTGGAGGATGTCCAGAGGAATATTTTTGATCAGCGTTGTGTAGAAAATGAACTTTGGAACAG gaacatCCGCGTGCTGAGGAGGCGCTTCCGGGACGTGTTTGAGCAGGGCTCCCTGGATGCCAGCAGGAGGCTGTATAT GGACGGCCAGGAGGTGGCAGTGGTGTATTACAGAGAGGGCTACGTGCCCCAGGTCTACGATGAGCAG AACTGGGAGGcgcggctgctgctggagcgCTCGCGGGCAGTGAAGTGCCCCGACATTGCCACGCAGCTGGCGGGCACTAAGAAggtgcagcaggagctcagcaggCAGGGGACGCTGGAGAAGCTGCTGCCAGGCCACCCTGAGGCCATTGCTCGGATCAGAGCCACCTTTGCAGGACTCTACTCCCTGGATGAG GGTGAAGAAGGTGACAGAATGGCTGCCACAGCCATCGCTGACCCCGACCGCTTCGTGCTGAAGCCTCAGCGTGAAGGTGGAG ggaacaacCTCTACGGTGAAGAGCTCAGGGAGGTTCTGGAGAAGGTCAAAGACAGCCCTGAGAGAACTTCTTACATCTTGATGGACAAGATCaaaccccagccagcacagaATTACCTGCTGAGGGCTCACAGCCCCCTCCAAGTGTCAGAGTGCATCTCTGAGCTCGGGATCTTTGGTGTCTATGTCAG gcagggcagggagctgctgctgaacgAGGCCGCCGGGCACCTGCTGCGCACCAAGGCCATCGAGCACGCGGACGGCGGCGTGGCAGCCGGGGTGGCCGTGCTGGACACGCCGTTCCTGGTGTGA